From the genome of Turicibacter faecis, one region includes:
- a CDS encoding BMP family lipoprotein, whose product MRKFTSMFVIIMVAVAMLTACQKDKGESGSTTETTQEKFKVGMMIDSGTIDDKSFNQGTWEGIKAYMKDHKGVKGQHVQPSGETTADYLSAADNLMMAGNNVIVAPGFKFEEAITELQTANPDVSFVILEGEPKPLGENTLSIFFAEQEAGFLSGVAAALQSQTGKVGFIGGMQIPAVERFGWGYVAGVAYANATFGTNVEVADYQYQGTFHDVQGGQMMAGGMYDKGIDIIFSAAAAVGNGVINEAKARTENGENVYVIGVDVDQYDEGLMSDGHSVVLTSAIKQVGTAVYDALKAYGEGKFPGGQIITMDAKTDGIGLPEKNPNLSTETQEKVDQVLAQIKTEEIIVPATADALESYLSEVGYDASTINYK is encoded by the coding sequence ATGAGAAAATTTACATCAATGTTCGTGATAATAATGGTTGCTGTAGCGATGTTAACAGCTTGCCAAAAAGATAAGGGGGAATCAGGTTCAACGACGGAAACAACTCAAGAGAAGTTTAAAGTTGGGATGATGATTGACTCAGGAACGATTGACGATAAGTCATTTAACCAAGGAACTTGGGAAGGAATTAAGGCATATATGAAGGACCATAAAGGGGTTAAGGGACAACATGTTCAACCTAGTGGTGAAACGACAGCGGATTATTTAAGTGCAGCAGATAATTTAATGATGGCTGGAAATAATGTCATCGTTGCACCTGGATTTAAATTCGAGGAGGCAATTACAGAGCTTCAAACCGCTAATCCAGATGTTTCTTTTGTTATTTTAGAAGGGGAACCTAAACCTCTTGGAGAAAACACATTATCTATTTTCTTCGCAGAGCAAGAAGCAGGATTTTTATCAGGAGTAGCGGCAGCGTTACAATCACAAACAGGTAAAGTAGGGTTTATCGGTGGGATGCAAATTCCAGCTGTTGAACGTTTTGGTTGGGGATATGTAGCGGGTGTTGCTTATGCAAATGCAACATTTGGAACAAATGTTGAAGTAGCTGACTATCAATATCAAGGAACTTTCCACGACGTTCAAGGTGGACAAATGATGGCCGGTGGAATGTATGATAAAGGAATTGATATCATCTTCTCAGCAGCAGCGGCAGTTGGAAATGGTGTTATTAATGAGGCGAAGGCTCGTACAGAAAATGGTGAAAATGTTTATGTTATTGGTGTAGACGTTGATCAATATGACGAAGGATTAATGAGTGACGGACACTCTGTTGTATTAACTTCAGCAATTAAACAGGTCGGAACTGCCGTATATGATGCTTTAAAAGCATATGGTGAAGGAAAATTCCCTGGTGGACAAATCATCACAATGGATGCTAAAACAGATGGAATTGGATTACCAGAAAAAAATCCTAATTTAAGTACAGAAACACAAGAAAAAGTAGACCAAGTTTTAGCGCAAATTAAAACGGAAGAAATTATTGTTCCAGCGACTGCAGATGCTTTAGAATCTTATTTATCTGAAGTTGGATATGATGCAAGTACAATTAATTATAAATAA